From Novipirellula artificiosorum, the proteins below share one genomic window:
- a CDS encoding argininosuccinate synthase: MKSCVLAYSGGLDTSVILGWLQDKGYEVHAVYVDLGQPCEDREATMKKARDCGAKSARIVDVREELCRDFAFPVLAWQAKYEQIYLLGTSIARPLISKVCLEVAREVGATAYAHGATGKGNDQCRFQLAAEALDPNVETIAPWRIEEFRNAFPGRTELIAYCAEKNIPVKASSSKPYSSDENVLHISYEAGQLEELNVNGVELVDFGMGVSPQEAPDKEESVTIGIESGVPVSLNGKQVSALEMVESLNTIAGRNGVGRIDMVENRFVGMKSRGVYESPGMTVLYDAVMNVEQLTMDRDLMHLRDRMAPEVAEMVYYGFWYAPKMDALMAFIREAQKPVTGEVTLKLYKGNIIVDSRTSPNSLYDAEIATMEGGGSYNQDDAEGFLRIQGLPGRVQASVRPRKY, translated from the coding sequence ATGAAAAGCTGCGTACTTGCTTACTCGGGTGGATTAGATACTTCGGTGATTCTTGGTTGGCTGCAGGATAAAGGCTACGAGGTCCATGCGGTTTACGTGGATCTGGGCCAACCCTGCGAAGACCGTGAAGCGACCATGAAGAAGGCCCGCGATTGCGGGGCGAAGTCCGCCAGGATTGTCGACGTCCGCGAAGAGTTGTGTCGCGACTTCGCCTTTCCCGTGCTCGCCTGGCAAGCGAAATACGAACAGATTTACTTGCTTGGCACCTCGATTGCCCGACCACTGATCAGCAAGGTTTGTCTGGAAGTGGCTCGAGAAGTGGGCGCCACCGCGTACGCGCACGGTGCCACAGGCAAGGGCAACGACCAATGTCGGTTCCAATTGGCAGCCGAAGCGCTTGACCCGAACGTCGAGACGATTGCCCCGTGGCGAATCGAGGAATTTCGCAACGCATTCCCGGGACGGACCGAGTTGATTGCCTATTGCGCCGAGAAGAACATTCCCGTCAAAGCGTCATCGTCGAAGCCCTACAGTAGCGATGAGAACGTTTTGCACATCAGCTACGAAGCAGGGCAACTCGAAGAATTGAATGTCAACGGTGTCGAACTGGTTGATTTTGGCATGGGCGTCAGCCCACAAGAGGCACCTGACAAGGAAGAATCGGTGACGATTGGCATCGAATCGGGGGTTCCCGTGTCGCTCAACGGCAAGCAGGTCAGTGCGTTGGAGATGGTCGAGTCGCTCAACACGATCGCTGGACGCAACGGCGTCGGTCGGATTGACATGGTCGAGAATCGGTTCGTCGGCATGAAAAGCCGTGGTGTGTACGAATCGCCTGGCATGACCGTGCTGTATGATGCGGTGATGAATGTCGAGCAACTGACCATGGACCGCGATCTGATGCACTTGCGTGACCGAATGGCTCCGGAAGTGGCCGAGATGGTCTACTACGGTTTCTGGTACGCGCCCAAGATGGATGCCTTGATGGCGTTCATTCGCGAAGCCCAGAAACCGGTCACAGGCGAAGTGACGTTGAAATTGTACAAGGGCAACATCATCGTCGATTCACGCACCAGTCCAAACAGTTTGTACGACGCGGAAATCGCAACGATGGAAGGTGGCGGTTCGTACAATCAAGACGACGCAGAAGGGTTCCTCCGAATCCAAGGTCTTCCAGGTCGTGTTCAAGCTTCCGTTCGACCTCGCAAGTATTAA
- the larB gene encoding nickel pincer cofactor biosynthesis protein LarB: MPHLPPALREIIAQVATGTLSVADAIAALEVTGTENGPEQMQPIVGATVDLGRQQRCGFGEVIFGEGKNPDLIGRIIDTQIAAGQTALVTRLDPAAAESLRSRFPTGHHHPIAKTFRVPCPAPENFSDLPFRVAVITAGSTDAPVGEEAIETLAWMRIPAERFEDIGVAGPQRLLAAVPRLRKASAVVVVAGMEGALPAAVAGHLSCPIFAVPTSVGYGATLGGLTPLLGMLSSCAANVAVVNIDAGFKGGYLAGIVVRQLQQSFAEAQRSCHPPAPK; the protein is encoded by the coding sequence ATGCCCCATCTGCCACCTGCCTTACGAGAAATTATTGCCCAAGTCGCGACCGGGACCCTGTCCGTGGCCGATGCGATCGCGGCATTGGAAGTCACCGGCACGGAAAACGGTCCCGAGCAGATGCAACCGATCGTGGGGGCAACCGTCGATTTGGGGCGTCAGCAACGGTGTGGTTTTGGTGAAGTGATCTTTGGTGAAGGAAAAAACCCCGACCTTATCGGGCGAATCATCGATACACAAATCGCCGCAGGCCAAACCGCGTTGGTGACACGACTTGATCCCGCCGCCGCTGAGAGTCTTCGATCTCGCTTTCCAACGGGACACCACCATCCGATCGCGAAGACTTTTCGTGTCCCCTGCCCTGCCCCAGAAAATTTTTCAGATCTTCCGTTTCGAGTCGCGGTGATTACCGCAGGCAGCACCGATGCGCCGGTCGGTGAAGAAGCGATCGAGACCTTGGCCTGGATGAGAATTCCTGCCGAGCGGTTCGAAGACATTGGCGTTGCTGGACCACAGCGGTTGTTGGCCGCCGTGCCTCGGCTGCGAAAAGCCTCTGCCGTGGTCGTGGTTGCTGGAATGGAAGGTGCCTTACCAGCAGCGGTCGCAGGCCATCTCTCCTGCCCGATCTTTGCGGTCCCCACCAGCGTCGGCTACGGAGCGACACTTGGCGGATTAACGCCACTACTGGGGATGCTCAGCAGTTGTGCTGCCAACGTCGCGGTCGTGAACATTGATGCCGGATTCAAAGGTGGTTACCTAGCCGGAATCGTCGTGCGACAATTGCAGCAGTCGTTCGCGGAAGCCCAGCGAAGCTGCCACCCCCCCGCTCCAAAGTAA
- a CDS encoding NAD(P)H-hydrate dehydratase, whose protein sequence is MTPPLPFPPRDSGAHKGDFGRVLLIGGSRGMAGSISLSAIAALHSGSGLVSVAVPDRCLETVASFHPCLMTIPLKDDARGQFCSAAICELTERIGPFDAIGCGPGMTVCEGAMEIVKLLLRQRNCKRVLDADAINCLAKMQWATAPASDAGPLVLTPHGGELQRLTGVNAKDREAQVDAAQSLAAHHGVTIVVKGGPTVVVDGDRRWTNDTGNPGMATGGTGDVLTGTITSLLGQGMTPWDAARLGVWLHGAAGDAAAKRQGQTGMTALDLLQSLAPLTAVFENRAI, encoded by the coding sequence ATGACCCCTCCCCTGCCCTTCCCACCGCGCGACTCGGGTGCCCACAAAGGTGACTTTGGCCGGGTCTTGCTGATCGGTGGATCTCGCGGCATGGCGGGCTCGATTTCACTCTCGGCCATCGCTGCGCTGCACTCCGGGTCCGGACTGGTTTCGGTCGCGGTACCCGATCGATGCCTTGAAACCGTGGCTTCGTTTCATCCTTGTTTGATGACGATCCCGCTAAAAGACGACGCCCGAGGCCAGTTTTGCAGCGCCGCGATTTGCGAATTGACCGAGCGGATTGGACCGTTTGATGCGATCGGTTGTGGACCGGGGATGACGGTCTGCGAAGGAGCGATGGAGATCGTCAAGCTGTTGCTTCGCCAGCGGAATTGCAAGCGTGTCCTCGATGCCGATGCAATCAACTGCCTGGCGAAGATGCAGTGGGCGACGGCCCCCGCATCCGACGCGGGACCGCTCGTGTTAACGCCTCACGGGGGAGAATTGCAGCGACTGACCGGCGTCAATGCCAAAGATCGCGAAGCTCAAGTTGACGCCGCTCAATCGCTCGCGGCCCACCACGGCGTGACCATCGTGGTCAAAGGTGGACCGACGGTTGTCGTCGATGGCGACCGACGTTGGACCAACGACACCGGCAATCCAGGGATGGCGACCGGGGGAACGGGCGACGTGTTGACCGGAACGATCACGTCGCTGCTCGGACAGGGGATGACGCCTTGGGACGCAGCGAGATTGGGAGTCTGGCTGCATGGCGCCGCTGGCGATGCCGCAGCCAAAAGACAGGGCCAAACGGGCATGACGGCTTTGGATCTGCTGCAATCCCTTGCCCCGCTGACAGCCGTCTTCGAAAACCGAGCGATTTGA
- the ribF gene encoding riboflavin biosynthesis protein RibF, with the protein MTKIVPLGEISDAVRRGVISIGNFDGVHKGHAVLLREARRVADRVGGPVVAVVLDPHPAAILRPNSIPEKLTWIERRAELLGHQGADFLVVIPIDPTFLNLSAAEFFRSIVVDGLTARGMAEGPNFFFGRDREGNIETLEKLCRKNKIELSIAHPSRDADLMISSTRIRERIAAGDIETASALLGHPHRIRGKVVHGAARGKTIGFPTANLSEIDVLIPAPGVYGGFANVDSLSQGTQRFAAAIHIGPNPTFEDSDKGKVEIHLLDYTGDLYDQPLIVDFVIRVRDIARFDSQQQLVAQLNRDIKSIRNSLTPSERKT; encoded by the coding sequence GTGACCAAAATCGTACCGCTTGGCGAGATTTCCGATGCGGTGCGTCGTGGAGTGATCTCGATCGGAAATTTCGACGGTGTCCACAAAGGGCATGCGGTGCTGCTCCGCGAAGCGCGGCGTGTCGCTGATCGAGTTGGCGGTCCCGTGGTTGCCGTGGTCCTTGATCCTCATCCGGCCGCGATTCTGAGACCGAACTCCATTCCCGAGAAGCTGACGTGGATCGAACGTCGTGCCGAATTGCTTGGGCATCAAGGAGCTGATTTCTTGGTCGTGATTCCCATTGATCCGACTTTTTTAAACTTGTCGGCAGCCGAGTTCTTTCGTTCAATCGTTGTTGACGGGCTCACTGCGCGCGGCATGGCCGAAGGCCCCAATTTCTTTTTTGGCCGTGACCGCGAAGGCAACATCGAGACACTCGAAAAGCTGTGTCGCAAAAACAAGATCGAATTGTCGATTGCACATCCGTCTCGCGACGCCGATCTGATGATCAGCAGCACGCGCATTCGAGAGCGAATTGCTGCCGGTGACATTGAAACCGCCAGCGCGCTGCTCGGTCATCCCCACCGTATTCGTGGCAAGGTCGTGCACGGGGCAGCTCGCGGCAAAACGATCGGTTTCCCCACCGCCAACTTGAGTGAAATCGATGTCTTAATACCTGCACCGGGTGTTTATGGTGGCTTTGCAAATGTTGATTCTCTCTCTCAAGGAACGCAGCGATTCGCGGCTGCAATCCACATTGGACCGAACCCAACGTTCGAAGATTCCGACAAGGGGAAGGTCGAAATCCATTTGCTTGATTACACTGGTGACCTTTATGACCAGCCATTGATCGTTGACTTTGTCATTCGAGTGCGTGACATTGCCCGCTTCGATTCGCAGCAACAACTTGTCGCACAACTGAATCGCGACATCAAATCAATCCGAAACTCCCTTACCCCGTCCGAAAGAAAAACCTAA
- a CDS encoding DHH family phosphoesterase, with the protein MGVQWKAFVDQISHYESFVLVSHIRPDCDALGSELGMAEVLRTIGKKVRIINAHRTPAALQFLDPASNIEVLGDHVEAEDISADCIMILDTSAWAQLGDMGDVIRASRADKIIVDHHVGEDDIGATMYKDYQAEATGHLVVQAADALGVTLTRSMSVPLFAAIATDTGWFRFGSVTPETYRIVARLVDAGVVPSEIYSDLYERDTLGRLRLRGLILSRTQSEVDGALMHTHVEKEDFTKVGAEPNDTEDAINLTLAVQGTKAAVIFVGQIRGGFKLSFRSRCAMDCNEIAQQFGGGGHKAAAGAFQEGTLDDVRARVLPVVIEAVRKATR; encoded by the coding sequence ATGGGTGTCCAATGGAAAGCCTTTGTCGACCAAATCAGCCACTACGAATCGTTTGTCCTTGTTAGCCATATTCGCCCCGACTGTGATGCGCTCGGCAGCGAACTTGGAATGGCCGAAGTGCTGCGCACGATCGGTAAGAAAGTCCGCATCATCAATGCGCACCGCACTCCCGCCGCATTGCAATTTCTCGACCCCGCCAGCAATATCGAGGTGCTTGGCGATCACGTTGAAGCCGAAGACATCTCTGCCGATTGCATCATGATTCTTGATACGAGTGCATGGGCTCAACTCGGCGATATGGGCGATGTGATTCGTGCTTCACGAGCGGACAAGATCATCGTCGATCATCACGTCGGCGAAGATGACATCGGAGCAACGATGTACAAGGACTATCAGGCCGAAGCAACGGGGCATCTTGTCGTTCAAGCCGCAGATGCTTTGGGGGTTACCCTCACGCGAAGCATGTCCGTCCCATTGTTCGCCGCAATCGCGACCGATACCGGGTGGTTTCGCTTTGGCAGTGTCACGCCAGAGACTTATCGCATTGTGGCCAGACTGGTCGACGCGGGAGTGGTCCCAAGCGAGATCTACAGCGATCTGTACGAGCGTGACACGCTGGGACGTTTGCGGCTTCGCGGACTGATTCTGTCGCGAACCCAATCGGAGGTCGACGGCGCCCTGATGCACACGCATGTCGAAAAAGAGGATTTTACAAAAGTCGGTGCCGAACCGAATGACACCGAAGACGCCATCAATTTGACGCTCGCCGTCCAAGGGACCAAGGCAGCGGTGATCTTTGTCGGTCAGATCCGTGGAGGCTTCAAATTGAGTTTTCGAAGTCGGTGTGCCATGGATTGCAACGAAATCGCCCAGCAATTCGGTGGCGGCGGCCACAAGGCTGCGGCTGGAGCCTTTCAGGAAGGAACACTCGACGATGTCAGGGCACGCGTGTTGCCGGTCGTCATCGAAGCCGTCCGCAAAGCGACCCGGTAA
- a CDS encoding membrane or secreted protein: MYRLVNTLLSCRLHVLVLAGLLLHNATPSSLTAQESGVEPDATVAESDSPTTEEAKTPPKYTPAIRLLPDSVAGLVRIPNVPDFCVAWRKTHLGDLIDDPAMQPFIEAQRERAKSYFDVMDNRVGLKPDDLYHIATGEAVAAWLPFEKDKRRPFSMVVLADIRGKRAEADDAIQKIDEDLKANGATRNDTEHRGQTIRVYKPKQKPGQIKVEQIAITLDDTRIIAADRDTVVMDLLDGIAGESEITTISELPEFRDVLTRSSRAIQGPFSQGGSTVAIEWFAHPFQMGRIVRNALEVDRGTRIDILKLLENQGFDAVKAAGGIVAIAGSKYDLLHRGFVLAPPTTSEPSKYEKAARMLSFVNEDLGEIPTWIDKGAATVGRIRLNIEAAFLASETLVNEAFDDEIFMQTIEGVRDDTSGPQIDILNKVLPSLDHEILLITDNTMPADVSSERMLVAIRLNDAEAIKKAVHNVMEVEPEAAEMTEIPGVEIWRMQRGDSTETFEEEIFGDLGFGDEEVLDEPAPLLDHFAIAMVGKAAGSQHPYLMFSSHPELLLETIQRIVEGKQGGFASLADVQEVTEALKELGADEVSIARIGRTKLSMRVKYELLRQGKLRDSDSILATLIRRVFEEENQVDPAELNTAKLPPFATIEKHLPNGGNFMKTEKDGWSINGFFLK; encoded by the coding sequence ATGTACCGCCTCGTCAACACGCTCCTTTCCTGTCGACTTCACGTCCTTGTCTTGGCCGGATTGCTCCTTCACAACGCGACGCCGTCCTCGTTGACGGCTCAGGAGTCCGGCGTCGAGCCAGATGCTACGGTTGCGGAGAGCGATTCGCCAACGACGGAGGAAGCGAAGACGCCTCCTAAGTACACGCCGGCGATTCGCTTGCTTCCCGATTCGGTCGCGGGCCTGGTTCGGATTCCAAACGTTCCCGACTTTTGTGTTGCCTGGCGCAAGACGCACCTGGGCGACTTGATTGATGATCCTGCGATGCAACCGTTTATCGAGGCTCAGCGTGAGCGAGCCAAGAGCTACTTCGATGTCATGGACAATCGGGTGGGCTTGAAACCCGACGACCTTTACCACATTGCCACGGGAGAAGCGGTTGCCGCTTGGTTGCCGTTTGAAAAAGACAAACGGCGTCCCTTTTCGATGGTGGTCCTCGCAGACATTCGTGGGAAGCGAGCGGAAGCGGATGACGCGATCCAAAAGATCGATGAAGACTTGAAGGCCAATGGTGCGACGCGGAACGATACGGAACATCGCGGACAGACGATTCGTGTTTACAAACCGAAGCAGAAACCCGGCCAGATCAAGGTTGAACAAATTGCGATCACACTCGACGACACACGCATCATTGCTGCGGACCGAGACACGGTGGTCATGGATCTTCTTGATGGGATAGCGGGTGAGTCCGAGATCACGACGATTAGTGAGTTGCCGGAGTTCCGCGACGTGCTGACGCGATCGAGTCGAGCGATTCAGGGACCTTTTTCCCAGGGCGGCAGCACGGTCGCAATCGAGTGGTTTGCTCATCCTTTCCAAATGGGGCGGATTGTGCGTAACGCCTTGGAAGTGGATCGGGGGACACGCATCGATATTCTCAAACTGCTCGAAAACCAAGGTTTTGACGCCGTGAAAGCAGCCGGGGGAATCGTTGCAATCGCTGGCTCGAAATACGACTTGTTGCATCGGGGTTTCGTGCTCGCGCCCCCCACCACCTCGGAGCCGAGTAAGTATGAGAAGGCGGCCAGAATGCTCAGTTTTGTGAATGAAGACTTGGGGGAAATTCCCACTTGGATCGATAAGGGGGCCGCCACGGTCGGTCGGATCCGGTTGAACATTGAGGCAGCATTCTTGGCATCGGAAACGCTGGTGAACGAAGCATTTGATGACGAGATTTTTATGCAAACGATCGAGGGCGTCCGCGATGATACGTCTGGGCCGCAGATTGACATTCTCAATAAGGTGCTGCCTTCGCTTGATCATGAGATCCTCTTGATTACCGACAACACGATGCCAGCCGACGTCAGTTCTGAGCGGATGTTGGTCGCGATCCGGCTGAACGATGCCGAGGCAATCAAGAAAGCCGTCCACAACGTGATGGAAGTCGAGCCCGAGGCGGCCGAGATGACCGAGATTCCTGGAGTTGAGATTTGGCGCATGCAGCGAGGGGATTCCACCGAGACCTTTGAAGAAGAGATCTTCGGCGACCTCGGGTTTGGGGATGAAGAAGTGCTGGACGAACCTGCGCCTCTGTTAGATCACTTCGCCATCGCGATGGTCGGTAAGGCCGCTGGTTCGCAACATCCCTACCTGATGTTCTCTAGCCATCCCGAACTGCTGCTGGAAACCATTCAGCGGATCGTTGAGGGCAAGCAGGGAGGGTTTGCGAGTTTGGCCGACGTCCAAGAGGTGACGGAGGCACTGAAGGAGTTGGGGGCTGACGAGGTTTCGATCGCTCGGATCGGTCGAACCAAACTGTCGATGCGAGTCAAGTATGAGCTGTTGCGGCAGGGCAAGCTGCGAGACAGCGATTCGATTCTGGCCACCTTGATCCGCCGTGTGTTTGAGGAAGAGAACCAAGTCGATCCCGCTGAACTGAACACGGCGAAGTTGCCACCGTTCGCAACGATTGAAAAGCATCTGCCTAACGGCGGTAACTTCATGAAAACGGAGAAGGATGGCTGGTCCATTAACGGATTTTTTCTGAAGTAA
- the purB gene encoding adenylosuccinate lyase codes for MTESHLRPYQNPLIERYASTEMAHLWGPERRISTWRTLWIALAESERELGLPISDQQIEQLREFRTTLNLDVAAKFERIRRHDVMAHVEAYGEQCPDAKPIIHLGATSCFVTDNADLILIREGLRLVARRLAATILCLSEFAQSQRALPCLGFTHLQPAQPTTVGKRCCLWIYDLVLDLHEVEHRIETLCARSAKGTTGTQASFLQLFDGDHAKVRQLESLVAKKIGFDRTYAVTGQTYPRKVDSQILDAISGIAQSLHKTATDLRLLANRKEIEEPYEEKQIGSSAMAYKRNPMRSERICSLARFVMSMQSSPAMTAATQWMERTLDDSANRRLVIPQSFLAIDASLVLMQNVADGLLVYPKTIEKNLLAELPFMATENIMMKGVAAGGDRQELHERIRIHSVEAARRVKVEGEANDLMNRLRGDDAFAKVDLDAATNPLDFVGRAPEQVDEFMAEQIDPIRRQYGDSSDLSVEVTV; via the coding sequence ATGACAGAATCGCACCTTCGTCCCTACCAAAACCCGTTAATTGAACGATATGCGTCCACCGAAATGGCCCATTTGTGGGGGCCCGAACGGCGTATTTCGACTTGGAGAACCCTCTGGATCGCATTGGCCGAGAGCGAGCGGGAGCTGGGTTTGCCGATTTCGGATCAACAAATCGAGCAGTTACGGGAGTTCCGGACCACCCTCAACCTCGACGTGGCCGCCAAATTCGAGCGAATTCGCCGTCATGACGTGATGGCACATGTGGAAGCGTATGGCGAGCAGTGTCCCGACGCGAAACCGATCATCCACTTGGGTGCAACAAGCTGTTTCGTGACCGACAATGCCGACCTGATTCTGATTCGCGAGGGATTGCGACTTGTCGCCCGCCGATTGGCGGCAACGATTCTTTGCCTGAGCGAGTTCGCCCAATCGCAGCGTGCCCTGCCCTGCCTCGGGTTTACCCATCTTCAACCCGCGCAACCCACCACCGTAGGCAAACGCTGCTGCTTGTGGATCTATGACCTCGTTTTGGACCTCCATGAGGTTGAACATCGGATCGAAACGCTTTGTGCGCGAAGCGCCAAGGGAACCACCGGGACGCAAGCGAGTTTTCTGCAACTCTTCGACGGAGATCATGCCAAGGTCCGCCAGCTTGAATCGCTTGTGGCCAAGAAGATCGGATTCGATCGGACCTACGCCGTCACCGGACAAACGTACCCGCGAAAAGTTGACAGCCAGATCCTCGATGCGATTTCGGGGATTGCCCAAAGTCTCCACAAAACCGCCACCGACCTGCGGCTGCTTGCCAATCGAAAGGAAATCGAGGAGCCGTACGAAGAGAAACAAATTGGCAGTTCCGCGATGGCCTACAAACGCAATCCCATGCGTAGCGAGCGGATCTGTTCGTTGGCTCGGTTCGTGATGAGCATGCAGAGTAGCCCTGCAATGACCGCGGCGACGCAGTGGATGGAACGAACGCTTGACGATAGTGCCAACCGTCGGCTTGTGATCCCGCAATCGTTCTTGGCGATCGATGCCTCACTCGTCCTAATGCAAAACGTCGCCGATGGATTGCTGGTCTACCCGAAGACGATTGAGAAGAATCTGTTAGCGGAGTTACCGTTTATGGCGACCGAGAATATCATGATGAAGGGGGTGGCTGCGGGAGGAGACCGACAAGAACTTCACGAACGCATCCGAATCCATAGTGTTGAAGCCGCACGGCGAGTCAAGGTGGAAGGTGAAGCGAATGACTTGATGAATCGACTGCGCGGCGACGATGCGTTCGCCAAAGTCGACCTCGATGCCGCGACCAATCCGCTTGATTTTGTCGGTCGCGCACCGGAGCAAGTCGACGAGTTCATGGCCGAACAGATTGATCCGATTCGCCGTCAATACGGAGATTCGAGCGATTTGAGTGTCGAGGTAACGGTCTGA
- the ppk1 gene encoding polyphosphate kinase 1: protein MPKKSSATKKKTRSIDLPLPEDRFINRELGWLAFNERVLDQAADASLPLLERAKFLAITGSNLDEFVMVRIGGLKLQFDRNAMVRDAAGLTVSQQVNAVSSCCKDLVQRQYAILRDVLEPQLAEADVCRVKLDDCSDRIREVAQRRFESDVSAVLSPQTITHDRPFPLLQGLGVHLCVRLRAEPKPVKRLNDQDFERFGVEDAAAAVAEADPWQYAVIPLGRTVPRLIPVPMDRGHGYILLEDLVSYFVDDFFPGREVMECVAFRITRNADIELQEDGAADLVDGMEEILESRRLSRVIRLEYHAEASDSVVAFLSEMMQLTNLDLYPIDGPMDLSYLFTLHGLEGYDSLRDQPWLPQANPDIDPADPMFSTIAKGDLLLVHPYERFDPVVRLIEEAVADPDVLAIKQVLYRTSKRSPIVAALMRAAERGKYVSVIVELKARFDEARNIEWAREMEQAGVQVIYGIRGLKTHAKVCIIVRREPQGIVRYMHFGTGNYNEATAKIYSDVSILTCNDTLGADATTFFNAVTGASQPQQLQLLAAAPMTLRKRILNLIEAETRRCLEGQKAEIVAKLNALVDTQVIDALYRASQAGVRIRLNIRGVCCLRPGVKGLSETIEVISIVDRFLEHARIIYFRHGGDDDLFISSADWMPRNLDRRVELLVPVIDQRCREKLLSTLRTYFRDNTNCWRMLPTGQYKRGKPEGKEKASFQSQRVLYDRAVEAVRKLKQSRRTTFETHQPKEASGT, encoded by the coding sequence GTGCCGAAAAAGAGCTCCGCAACAAAAAAGAAAACGCGTTCGATCGATTTGCCACTGCCCGAGGACCGGTTCATCAACCGCGAACTTGGTTGGCTTGCCTTCAATGAGCGCGTTCTCGATCAAGCCGCCGATGCTTCGCTGCCTCTGTTGGAGCGTGCCAAGTTTTTGGCGATCACGGGATCGAATCTGGACGAGTTCGTCATGGTTCGCATTGGCGGGTTGAAATTGCAATTTGATCGCAATGCGATGGTGCGTGATGCGGCGGGGTTGACCGTATCGCAGCAAGTCAATGCGGTGTCGAGTTGCTGTAAGGACTTGGTGCAACGACAATACGCCATTCTCCGTGATGTGCTCGAGCCGCAATTGGCCGAAGCGGACGTTTGCCGGGTGAAACTCGACGATTGTAGCGATCGCATTCGCGAGGTCGCTCAGCGACGTTTTGAATCCGACGTTAGCGCTGTGCTGTCGCCACAGACGATCACCCACGATCGACCGTTCCCGTTGCTGCAAGGGCTCGGCGTCCATTTGTGTGTTCGGCTTCGTGCCGAACCCAAACCGGTCAAACGCCTCAATGACCAGGACTTTGAACGTTTCGGTGTTGAGGACGCCGCCGCAGCAGTGGCTGAGGCGGATCCATGGCAATATGCGGTGATCCCGCTTGGCCGGACGGTTCCTCGCTTGATCCCCGTTCCGATGGATCGTGGACACGGCTACATCTTGCTGGAGGATTTGGTTTCCTACTTTGTCGATGATTTTTTCCCGGGACGAGAGGTCATGGAATGCGTTGCGTTTCGAATCACGCGCAACGCGGACATCGAATTGCAGGAAGACGGTGCCGCCGATTTGGTCGACGGGATGGAGGAAATCCTGGAAAGCCGGCGTTTGTCCCGCGTGATTCGGTTGGAGTACCATGCCGAAGCAAGTGACTCGGTCGTCGCGTTCCTGTCCGAGATGATGCAGTTGACCAACTTGGACCTCTATCCTATCGATGGCCCAATGGATTTGAGCTATCTGTTCACGCTGCATGGTCTTGAAGGTTATGATTCACTGCGAGATCAACCCTGGCTTCCACAAGCAAATCCAGACATTGATCCCGCAGATCCCATGTTCAGCACCATCGCCAAGGGTGACTTGCTATTGGTCCACCCTTACGAACGTTTTGATCCGGTCGTGCGGTTGATCGAAGAGGCGGTCGCGGATCCCGATGTGTTAGCAATCAAGCAGGTGTTGTATCGGACGAGCAAGCGAAGCCCGATCGTAGCGGCATTGATGCGGGCAGCCGAGCGTGGCAAGTACGTTTCGGTGATCGTGGAGCTGAAAGCCCGGTTCGATGAAGCGAGAAATATTGAATGGGCTCGCGAGATGGAGCAAGCGGGGGTCCAGGTGATCTACGGCATTCGTGGTTTGAAGACTCATGCGAAGGTGTGCATCATTGTTCGCCGTGAACCGCAAGGGATTGTTCGCTACATGCATTTTGGAACCGGCAACTACAACGAAGCGACTGCCAAAATTTATAGTGACGTGTCGATCTTGACATGCAATGACACGCTCGGGGCCGATGCGACGACCTTTTTTAATGCCGTGACTGGCGCGAGTCAGCCGCAGCAGTTGCAGTTGTTGGCCGCCGCACCGATGACGCTTCGCAAGCGGATTTTGAACTTGATCGAGGCGGAAACTCGGCGTTGTCTCGAAGGGCAGAAAGCAGAGATTGTTGCAAAACTCAACGCCTTGGTTGACACGCAGGTGATCGATGCGTTGTATCGTGCAAGCCAGGCGGGGGTGCGTATCCGATTGAACATTCGCGGCGTTTGCTGCTTGAGACCTGGCGTGAAAGGATTGAGCGAGACAATTGAAGTGATCTCGATTGTCGACCGATTCCTTGAGCATGCTCGGATCATCTATTTCCGCCACGGGGGGGATGACGATTTGTTTATCAGCAGCGCGGATTGGATGCCACGCAACTTAGATCGACGTGTCGAGCTGTTGGTTCCCGTGATCGACCAGCGCTGTCGCGAGAAGCTCTTGTCGACGCTGCGCACGTACTTCAGGGACAACACCAATTGTTGGCGGATGTTGCCGACCGGTCAGTACAAGCGTGGTAAGCCGGAGGGAAAAGAGAAAGCGTCCTTCCAATCACAACGGGTCTTGTACGATCGGGCGGTCGAAGCGGTGCGGAAGCTCAAACAAAGCCGCCGGACCACCTTTGAAACCCATCAGCCGAAAGAGGCGTCGGGGACTTAG